From the Theileria equi strain WA chromosome 4 map unlocalized gcontig_1105316255041, whole genome shotgun sequence genome, one window contains:
- a CDS encoding hypothetical protein (encoded by transcript BEWA_049760A) — MGTLGRTSASKWRTATKFGASPAASLDPVDEKTSKEWQKLLYKEPGFTVPTRFKIRLPQNAIRGGVQK, encoded by the exons ATGGGAACTCTTGGTCGTACCAGCGCCTCTAAATGGAGGACTGCGACGAAATTTGGCGCAAGTCCTGCCGCGTCGCTCGACCC GGTCGATGAGAAGACTTCAAAGGAATGGCAGAAACTCTTGTACAAGGAACCTGGATTCACGGTTCCAACCAGGTTTAAGATTCGGCTTCCCCAAAATGCAATCAGAGGTGGTGTTCAAAAGTGA
- a CDS encoding uncharacterized protein (encoded by transcript BEWA_049770A), which yields MQLFSCLALLLAAYASQGFGIVGDDLVNSLGYDPQVVSFLQTGAEELEGDFDLEAVELDEQGEEWGNQGDEEEEPSFFEEGEALDEEAELDEELDGEQGEQAEEWQQQGGEEEQAVLQEDNEGEEQEESFLQNEPKPAEEPHHEEQGGEHKEEPKEAAHEEHAKEGDHKPEEGKNEEPAKDADHKAEGQEAKEPAAAEHAEVGHDAAQGGEQKVEEPKHEEKPAEEAHHEEQTGEHKADGAQTEVEQPAKTDKPAEEPHHEEPVSEHKEAAHEEHAKEAEHKAEEAKPEAPHTEEKVVREHTQGGHGGQSFLELEGDADDLDVDEVAETKPDWEQPAGEKADELVSAFEKDAVTEDDTDKEREADEKNAESELESEDIDDIAEACWGCRFWLIFLGCTLVFAIIIKLFYIEQFLSFKAQVFKKLEEMNKSLQARFSKAFSKKEERLLDDTEEATAIAV from the exons ATGCAGCTTTTTTCGTGTTTGGCTCTCCTGCTGGCGGCTTATGCCAGCCAGGGTTTCGGAATAGTTGGAGACGACTTGGTCAACAGTTTGGGATACGACCCTCAGGTTGTCTCGTTCTTGCAGACCGGTGCCGAGGAGTTGGAGGGAGACTTTGATTTGGAAGCTGTAGAGCTTGATGAACAAGGTGAGGAATGGGGAAACCAAGGCgatgaagaggaggagCCATCATTCTTCGAGGAGGGTGAAGCCCTCGATGAGGAAGCTGAATTGGATGAAGAGCTCGATGGTGAACAGGGTGAACAAGCCGAGGAATGGCAGCAGCAAGGCGGTGAAGAGGAACAGGCTGTCCTTCAAGAAGATAATGAAGGAGAAGAGCAGGAAGAATCATTCCTCCAAAATGAGCCAAAGCCAGCCGAAGAACCTCACCATGAGGAACAAGGCGGTGAACACAAGGAGGAACCAAAGGAGGCAGCCCATGAAGAGCATGCCAAAGAAGGCGACCATAAGCCTGAAGAAGGCAAGAATGAGGAACCTGCAAAGGACGCTGACCACAAGGCCGAGGGTCAAGAAGCCAAGGAGCCTGCCGCCGCTGAACATGCAGAGGTTGGTCATGATGCTGCTCAGGGTGGAGAGCAAAAGGTTGAAGAACCCAAACATGAAGAGAAGCCAGCTGAGGAAGCCCACCACGAAGAGCAGACTGGTGAGCACAAAGCTGATGGAGCTCAGACAGAAGTTGAACAACCCGCCAAGACTGATAAACCAGCTGAAGAACCTCATCATGAGGAACCTGTTTCTGAACACAAGGAGGCAGCCCATGAAGAACATGCAAAGGAAGCTGAGCACAAGGCCGAAGAGGCCAAACCAGAAGCTCCACACACCGAAGAAAAGGTCGTCAGGGAGCATACTCAAGGAGGACACGGTGGCCAGAGCTTCTTGGAGTTGGAGGGAGACGCTGATGACCTTGATGTTGATGAAGTTGCAGAGACCAAACCTGACTGGGAACAGCCTGCTGGAGAGAAGGCCGATGAGCTAGTCAGTGCCTTTGAAAAGGACGCTGTTACTGAGGATGACACAGACAAGGAGAGAGAAGCTGACGAGAAGAATGCCGAGAGCGAACTCGAGTCTG AGGACATTGACGACATTGCCGAGGCCTGTTGGGGGTGCAGATTCTGGCTAATCTTCTTGGGATGCACACTCGTCTTTGCCATTATCATCAAGCTCTTTTACATTGAGCAGTTCTTGAGCTTCAAGGCCCAAGTGTTCAAGAAGCTGGAAGAGATGAACAAGTCCCTCCAAGCTCGTTTTTCCAAGGCCTTTTCCAAGAAGGAGGAAAGACTACTCGATGATACCGAAGAAGCTACAGCCATTGCAGTGTAA
- a CDS encoding conserved hypothetical protein (encoded by transcript BEWA_049800A), producing the protein MDDNKKAEMSQRESGKDSIKKVAAFLAGLSLYQMPHAAISAGNFTVGRFQIPQKYVGLYINRMIISYRIFSLVGITITTLYEQFNGPAIPLLNIGLFVFVALSHLLLLLTYCSGGAQGHITLYYWIVVVVALIIGMCFVFSVKLASDEIIYLLAALPISGILASSYHISFIVISGYFNASNVYYWLVFWQLICAISLISVTTVVWIFAYGIEGEGNSGGSGGAGGGGSSSSSSTNGGFLEALGHAISPLLLVALGYGMQNMFYPSVAPYKIIGIDRGYKIDVAVLFTSAVPPLIFLGLISKGKGPDKDWGSAPWWHGAWTFFGIEIFCGILFFSTLHYPNSAMPRSIKDSIWGLGFFTVLYDFSAQMTRCIGSNGVDKQKGDAAAKMNTLNSFLYSFTQVIFAFLGDGYIRTYRQAEESSDLWPTAHYTTRRAFWFWTWNTTKVACGTLKGAFSTDVRAEILVKKEHLFIVYDDAPPEGDPFFDLPFIHKKEESPDNHSFKGAYIFH; encoded by the coding sequence ATGGATGATAATAAGAAAGCTGAAATGAGTCAGAGAGAGAGTGGCAAAGATAGTATAAAGAAGGTGGCAGCCTTTCTGGCTGGTTTGTCCTTGTACCAAATGCCTCATGCTGCAATATCTGCTGGTAACTTTACAGTAGGAAGATTTCAGATTCCTCAGAAATATGTTGGCTTGTACATCAACAGAATGATTATATCCTATAGGATCTTCTCATTGGTTGGGATTACAATTACTACGCTCTATGAACAGTTTAATGGACCCGCTATTCCATTATTGAACATTGGTCTGTTCGTGTTCGTTGCACTATCCCACCTTTTGTTGTTGCTTACGTATTGTTCAGGAGGAGCTCAGGGTCATATTACACTATACTACTGGATTGTTGTTGTGGTGGCTCTTATCATTGGAATGTGCTTTGTCTTCAGTGTTAAGTTGGCCAGTGATGAAATCATTTACCTTCTTGCAGCACTGCCCATATCCGGAATTCTTGCATCCTCCTATCACATATCATTCATTGTCATTTCTGGGTATTTTAACGCCTCAAACGTATACTACTGGCTGGTGTTTTGGCAGTTGATATGTGCGATATCATTGATATCGGTGACTACTGTGGTATGGATATTTGCGTATGGAATAGAAGGTGAGGGAAACTCTGGTGGTTCTGGAGGTGCCGGCGGCGGAGGTTCTAGCTCTAGTAGTAGTACTAATGGAGGCTTCTTAGAGGCATTAGGTCATGCAATATCTCCACTGTTATTGGTTGCGCTTGGATATGGAATGCAGAATATGTTCTATCCTTCAGTGGCTCCATACAAAATCATTGGCATAGACAGAGGTTACAAGATCGATGTGGCAGTTTTATTCACGAGTGCTGTGCCACCATTAATCTTCTTGGGTCTGATCTCCAAAGGAAAGGGTCCAGATAAAGATTGGGGAAGTGCTCCGTGGTGGCATGGAGCCTGGACATTCTTCGGAATCGAGatattttgtggaatacTATTCTTTTCCACCTTGCATTACCCAAATAGTGCCATGCCAAGATCCATAAAGGATAGTATTTGGGGTCTTGGATTCTTCACAGTACTCTACGATTTCTCTGCACAGATGACTAGATGTATAGGAAGTAATGGAGTTGATAAACAGAAGGGTGACGCTGCTGCTAAGATGAACACACTAAACTCCTTTTTGTACTCCTTTACCCAGGTCATTTTTGCCTTTCTAGGAGACGGATATATTAGAACATATCGCCAAGCAGAGGAAAGTTCAGATTTATGGCCTACCGCTCACTATACCACAAGAAGGGCCTTTTGGTTCTGGACTTGGAATACGACTAAAGTGGCTTGTGGAACGCTCAAAGGTGCTTTTAGTACAGATGTTAGGGCTGAGATTCTTGTTAAAAAGGAGCATCTCTTTATTGTCTACGACGATGCTCCTCCTGAGGGTGATCCCTTTTTTGaccttccattcattcacAAGAAGGAAGAGTCTCCAGATAATCACAGTTTCAAGGGAGCATACATTTTTCACTAA
- a CDS encoding hypothetical protein (encoded by transcript BEWA_049820A) produces the protein MNKYDGKWASLNNGFDLTAYEVLQRASNVVNDEPANSSLSKVDSTLFNVEETEEDGVKVLKLTVKNGSTVKELKYDGKEIWSSGIFGSPCSSAVIYMNGDRPTLAVLVTRDNKNNKQGTVYRYHNGKKWKKGREGTHKSKLENLRAVPPQPTGPKEEDAKTPTTNKPDTEDSPVVQQNLYTPTQSPPSGQTANSDQKTTESAKRGQGVKVKPVESPVPTPKEEVSPQDNGTSKPVTDESQVTTTPITLDLTKPDETKLDVHTETKSEVTVKAYTPQEASSSSVKFSRENPTTPLQPTVVPAGQSTAEESPKPTAPVTLDLANPDKSKVEIREDLTGGVSYRGFVPKNIFHISSVTYGDKELWTASEGEEFTFAGSSTKENYTLISIVINGSDYGLDLKYFELVDGEWKNINEGDFFNKLEELSKQELSPTEEPTSPSQ, from the coding sequence ATGAATAagtatgatggaaagtgggCTTCTTTAAACAACGGCTTTGATCTCACTGCGTATGAAGTACTCCAAAGAGCATCAAATGTTGTAAATGATGAACCTGCAAACTCTTCCCTTTCCAAAGTGGACTCtactctctttaatgtagaGGAAACTGAGGAAGATGGCGTCAAGGTTCTTAAACTGACTGTAAAGAATGGTTCTACTGTCAAGGAGCTAAAGTATGATGGTAAGGAGATATGGTCCAGTGGTATATTTGGTTCTCCTTGCTCCTCGGCTGTCATATATATGAATGGAGACAGGCCCACTCTTGCAGTACTTGTTACCAGGGATaataagaataataaacaGGGGACAgtctatagataccataatggtaaaaaatggaagaaggGTAGAGAAGGTACCCACAAGAGTAAGCTTGAGAATCTTAGAGCAGTTCCACCTCAACCAACTGGAcctaaggaagaggatGCTAAGACTCCCACCACTAATAAACCTGATACTGAGGACTCCCCAGTTGTCCAACAGAATCTTTATACACCTACTCAATCACCTCCTAGTGGACAAACCGCTAACTCTGATCAAAAGACTACTGAATCTGCCAAAAGGGGACAAGGAGTTAAGGTTAAACCCGTAGAGTCTCCCGTTCCTACACCTAAGGAGGAAGTCTCTCCACAAGATAATGGAACCAGTAAACCTGTTACTGATGAATCTCAAGTTACTACTACTCCCATTACTTTAGACCTTACCAAACCTGATGAGACAAAGTTAGATGTGCATACAGAAACAAAATCAGAGGTAACTGTTAAGGCATATACTCCTCAGGaagcttcttcctcatctgTTAAATTCTCTAGAGAGAATCCCACTACTCCACTTCAACCTACTGTAGTTCCTGCTGGCCAGTCTACTGCTGAGGAATCTCCAAAGCCAACAGCACCCGTTACTCTGGATCTTGCTAACCCCGACAAATCAAAGGTAGAGATTAGGGAAGATTTAACTGGTGGAGTGAGTTACAGGGGATTCGTGCCAAAGAATATTTTCCATATATCCTCAGTGACTTATggtgataaagagttatggACTGCTTCTGAGGGGGAAGAGTTTACTTTCGCTGGTTCTTCCACAAAGGAAAACTATACTCTCATATCCATAGTTATTAATGGTAGTGACTATGGACTAGATTTAAAGTATTTTGAGCTGGTTGATGGTGAGTGGAAGAACATTAATGAGGGCGATTTCTTCAACAAGCTCGAGGAATTGAGTAAACAGGAATTATCTCCTACCGAAGAGCCTACTTCTCCATCTCAATAA
- a CDS encoding conserved hypothetical protein (encoded by transcript BEWA_049790A) gives MSTQCGLADPQGLKDVTLDIAAPDSSSIDVIARVPHEVNTRIHIAKANHRILSVWDGQTLLWKSANGYSCDHVSVVKFKEKSGCSTSFVTRLVAVYARNGNGVRKPFYYEKDGSSWKAVEEEKFYKSFHHEALKTSTLKSLVLNITGENKSPEFLSSSPDFPFLLYAPNVGYRIKKVQAGSVLWMACSDDQSCAYASFYPRKEPKVGHLIIETKDGSQERFYAQTGTFGGWTVRTKEDYLNRLKKAGFKESEFNNHIKMDISNVDSNNFYIKNDPLDDCNRDTYIPSIGFKLKEVLDGGVSLWKAPESGDAKCRFVRLFIRGSPLTLLLLVEDPRNGRHVVYFVKSGGEWKKVGKDEYYDHIAKENGLEPLRRIENPKVVMSSFTNRQGLRLTSYASKVENAKADIILVHGARSHLTSDFCASNFEWNFKHMGSFIPVDISGVFARETKQSTNHSVLYREIFEHAYLDGMDAFEVAPRYEYRHSLVEYLNGLGYSVYGFDHQSHGLSESISAPRCHVRSYKDYIYDLLQFISIVKRSKFGDPTQTYDETIIFENIPTGKKTFFWGNSMGANIAMQAVQEFHKHAKEEARFVDSLIVTSGMLNVTFKLDTWWRQLMKKMAVVIVWLYPEDINRYEPPRGFGKLFELFIRYNDPFFYNNKLTYKSTSLMFDACDDVKKPENMVHYPKDLPTLFIHARDDTVCDVKGPMDMCNTYLKNHVDVKFVEFKGSTHFLTVPNSLVLTQKTFKEWLSKHTPSATNSNAV, from the coding sequence ATGTCAACGCAGTGTGGTCTAGCCGATCCTCAAGGGCTCAAGGATGTTACTCTCGACATTGCAGCCCCggattcttcctctatCGACGTAATTGCGAGGGTACCTCATGAAGTGAATACAAGGATACACATTGCCAAGGCTAACCATAGGATACTCTCGGTATGGGATGGGCAGACCCTGCTCTGGAAATCTGCCAATGGCTATTCCTGTGACCATGTTTCAGTTGTTAAGTTCAAAGAGAAGAGCGGTTGTTCAACATCCTTTGTGACAAGACTAGTGGCTGTATATGCCCGCAACGGTAACGGAGTAAGGAAGCCATTctactatgaaaaggatgggTCATCATGGAAGGCtgttgaggaagaaaagttttacaagagCTTTCATCACGAAGCGCTAAAGACATCCACATTGAAGAGTCTGGTCTTGAATATAACTGGAGAGAATAAATCACCTGAATTCTTGTCCAGTTCACCagattttccattccttctCTACGCTCCAAACGTGGGTTATCGCATTAAAAAGGTCCAGGCTGGAAGTGTTTTATGGATGGCATGTTCGGACGATCAAAGCTGTGCATATGCCTCATTTTATCCAAGGAAGGAACCCAAAGTTGGCCACTTGATCATAGAAACTAAGGATGGTTCGCAGGAAAGGTTTTATGCTCAAACAGGTAcctttggaggatggacTGTTAGGACGAAGGAAGACTACCTGAATAGGCTGAAGAAGGCAGGATTTAAGGAATCTGAGTTTAACAACCATATCAAGATGGACATTAGTAATGTGGACAGCAACAATTTTtacattaaaaatgatCCCTTGGATGATTGTAATAGAGATACATATATACCATCCATTGGCTTTAAACTCAAGGAGGTTTTGGATGGCGGAGTATCACTCTGGAAAGCTCCAGAGTCAGGTGATGCtaaatgcagatttgtAAGACTGTTTATCAGGGGAAGTCCATTGACCCTATTGCTTCTTGTAGAAGACCCAAGGAATGGTCGTCATGTTGTATACTTTGTAAAGAGTGGtggtgaatggaaaaaGGTCGGTAAGGATGAATACTATGATCATATTGCAAAGGAGAATGGTCTAGAGCCTTTGCGAAGGATTGAGAATCCAAAGGTTGTAATGAGTAGTTTTACGAATAGGCAAGGCCTCAGACTCACAAGTTACGCCTCCAAGGTTGAGAATGCCAAAGCTGATATCATTCTTGTCCATGGAGCTCGTTCACATCTTACGTCAGATTTTTGTGCCTCAAATTTTGAGTGGAACTTTAAACACATGGGATCATTCATTCCTGTAGATATTAGTGGAGTATTTGCACGAGAAACGAAGCAAAGTACCAACCATAGCGTATTATACAGAGAGATTTTTGAGCATGCCTATCTGGACGGTATGGATGCCTTTGAGGTGGCTCCCAGATATGAGTATAGGCATAGCCTTGTGGAATACCTTAACGGACTAGGCTATAGTGTCTATGGATTTGATCATCAGTCTCACGGTCTCTCTGAATCCATCTCAGCACCAAGGTGTCATGTTCGTAGCTACAAGGACTACATTTATGATCTCCTACAATTCATTAGCATTGTAAAGAGAagtaaatttggagatcCTACCCAAACCTATGATGAAACAATAATCTTTGAGAACATTCCTACAGGTAAAAAGACATTTTTTTGGGGAAATTCAATGGGTGCAAATATTGCTATGCAAGCAGTTCAAGAATTTCACAAGCATGCAAAAGAGGAGGCAAGATTTGTAGACTCCCTAATTGTCACCTCTGGAATGCTGAATGTAACCTTTAAGCTGGACACTTGGTGGAGGCAGCTTATGAAAAAGATGGCTGTGGTGATTGTATGGTTGTATCCAGAAGATATCAATAGATATGAACCACCACGTGGCTTCGGCAAACTCTTTGAACTCTTCATAAGATACAATGACCCCTTCTTTTACAACAACAAACTGACTTACAAGAGTACCAGTCTGATGTTTGATGCTTGTgatgatgtaaagaagCCTGAGAATATGGTccattatccaaaggatttACCAACACTCTTTATTCACGCAAGAGATGATACTGTATGCGATGTAAAGGGTCCCATGGATATGTGTAATACATATCTAAAAAATCATGTAGATGTAAAATTTGTGGAGTTTAAAGGGTCAACACATTTTTTGACTGTCCCAAATTCCCTAGTGCTAACACAAAAGACCTTTAAGGAGTGGTTGAGCAAACATACTCCTTCAGCTACTAATTCTAATGCAGTTTAA
- a CDS encoding conserved hypothetical protein (encoded by transcript BEWA_049810A) encodes MSPSPGSNGLKKFTAFLSGLALYQLPHIAFSASRYTLVRFQVPSAYVGLFINRMIIAFRIFTLITIGLATLCDQFNMPNIIPIGKASVIFLVAALSSVLVVYCIGGDQGYLTLYYWTICISSLVLGACFVFVVKIVSSEIVYLMAALPITGIIVSSYHLAFLMITNYITVSDIPFWIVFWQIIIGITIVSLTVVMLYASYGDKPAGRDYGKLWETVSTLINIGLDIAGTALDMASKVLAKVTGASGGAPATKQEGFMEAVGKAWSPLLLVALGYGIHNAFYPGIAPYKLTTMTKGYNIELTVLFTSAIPPLIIIVLKERGMGPNKPWNTSGWHWSWLFFLCQILCAVIFLWCLHFPWWAISKAVKGSMALLGFLTVTYDFCAQSARNIGTSGASMQGENSNSSMDTLNTFFYSVTQVIFAFLGDGYLRVYSKYEKDRNNWPTKHYGNFRAFRYWIWTATKVSFSNIGTAFTTDVRGAIQTKKEFLFIVYSDDTDNSSEPPKTKNPKVMKIVHGI; translated from the coding sequence ATGAGTCCCTCTCCAGGTAGCAATGGGTTGAAGAAGTTCACGGCATTCCTGTCTGGACTGGCCTTGTACCAGCTCCCTCACATAGCATTCTCTGCTAGTAGGTACACGCTGGTGAGGTTCCAGGTTCCGTCAGCATACGTGGGTCTTTTTATCAACAGGATGATTATCGCATTCAGGATCTTTACTCTCATCACCATTGGACTTGCAACTCTGTGTGATCAGTTTAACATGCCAAATATCATACCAATAGGAAAGGCATCTGTTATCTTTCTTGTAGCAGCATTGTCATCCGTACTTGTGGTATACTGTATTGGAGGAGATCAGGGCTATCTCACtctctactactggactatTTGTATCTCTTCTCTGGTACTTGGAGCCTGCTTTGTTTTTGTAGTAAAGATCGTGTCGAGTGAGATTGTATACCTTATGGCTGCTTTGCCCATAACTGGTATCATAGTATCGTCATATCACCTCGCCTTCTTGATGATCACCAACTACATTACAGTCTCTGACATTCCATTCTGGATCGTCTTTTGGCAGATTATCATTGGGATCACAATAGTTAGTTTGACTGTTGTCATGCTTTACGCATCCTATGGTGATAAACCAGCCGGAAGAGACTATGGAAAACTGTGGGAAACAGTCAGTACTCTCATCAATATTGGACTAGATATAGCCGGTACAGCTCTGGACATGGCTAGCAAGGTTCTTGCTAAAGTTACTGGTGCTAGTGGAGGTGCTCCAGCTACTAAGCAAGAAGGTTTTATGGAGGCAGTTGGAAAGGCCTGGTCACCTCTTTTGCTGGTAGCTTTGGGTTATGGTATTCACAACGCCTTTTATCCGGGTATAGCCCCTTACAAACTCACTACAATGACAAAGGGCTATAACATAGAATTGACTGTTTTATTCACTAGTGCTATACCGCCATTGATTATCATAGTCTTGAAGGAGAGGGGTATGGGTCCAAACAAACCATGGAATACTTCTGGATGGCATTGGTCTTGGCTATTTTTCTTATGCCAAATTCTCTGTGCAGTGATCTTCCTTTGGTGCCTTCATTTCCCATGGTGGGCTATATCGAAAGCTGTAAAGGGTAGCATGGCACTTTTAGGTTTTCTCACCGTTACATATGATTTTTGTGCTCAGTCCGCCAGAAATATTGGAACGAGCGGAGCCTCCATGCAGGGCGAAAATAGTAATTCAAGCATGGACACACTAAACACATTCTTTTATTCTGTCACACAAGTCATCTTTGCTTTTCTGGGTGACGGTTACCTCAGAGTAtactccaagtatgagaAGGATAGAAACAACTGGCCTACCAAACACTATGGCAACTTTAGGGCATTCCGATATTGGATTTGGACAGCCACAAAGGTATCGTTTAGTAATATAGGAACCGCATTTACCACAGATGTTAGAGGTGCTATTCAGACAAAGAAGGAGTTTCTCtttattgtctattctgATGACACTGATAATAGTAGCGAGCCACCTAAGACGAAGAATCCTAAGGTCATGAAGATAGTTCATGGTATTTAA
- a CDS encoding hypothetical protein (encoded by transcript BEWA_049780A) → MKYGYVHPTCKYYIKPKRGKSPRNEFKVYVHPLPAWEFNELFYYLGRINYKGTEQHGFRHITSCHTDVVVYYWSHDDANFCPLLIRLRKGTWWSYHEYYKSGGIGSNEWAKYSGLAKIVNDNAFKKVVTLKLDHIASGTQYAFDGTDSSSINSGFRITVTEQKNQPSGYNKYIHTLEKGGSMRIVCTKHKGKFINFKGSTLQTPYYHAYVYYAKTDGKHDRPLILELGHNTFYRLDGGNKWVHDKKIKSNDLSTYLDNLNGAHIIEISQKNGPYKCTSPNCDKYIQVQPTQENSHKYIKRRHYLKENSSTFSVSSFVGSSKKSQTGLSSPTDITELFVYFRDQSGTLLIFYESGRDKRCFKKVKGNDHEWTLADEDKLDPDDPSRILELLRKIEKETQESLERRGEVWNATGYANEELDLSELTSTQSCNVYDSHDVQIKLPTKMVSLSLVSCKNVRVDVKSLISGMELTSCTNVRVIVEKSLPSAAIDKCQQVGFWIPKSNADSIMFTSCKSGDMNVNVNKNENGNPEDDDWVELPIHEQFEHTIENFKMVTRPSSLYP, encoded by the exons ATGAAATATGGCTATGTTCATCCTACTTGTAAATATTACATAAAACCTAAAAGGGGAAAGAGTCCACGAAATGAGTTTAAGGTATACGTCCATCCCTTACCGGCCTGGGAATTTAATGAACTATTTTATTACTTGGGTAGGATTAACTATAAAGGAACTGAGCAACATGGGTTTCGACATATTACTTCTTGTCACACAGATGTTGTGGTCTACTATTGGAGTCATGATGATGCCAATTTCTGTCCCTTGCTCATTAGACTAAGGAAGGGGACCTGGTGGTCTTATCATGAATACTACAAGAGTGGTGGTATAGGTTCTAACGAATGGGCAAAATATAGTGGACTTGCAAAGATTGTTAATGATAATGCTTTTAAAAAGGTAGTTACTCTCAAACTAGATCATATTGCTAGTGGTACCCAATATGCATTTGATGGTACGGATAGTTCATCTATAAACTCAGGTTTTAGGATAACCGTTACTGAACAAAAGAACCAACCTAGTGGTTATAATAAATACATTCACACTTTAGAAAAGGGTGGATCTATGAGGATTGTATGCACAAAACATAAAGGaaaatttatcaacttCAAAGGGTCCACTCTACAAACACCATACTATCATGCCTATGTATACTATGCAAAAACGGATGGTAAACATGATAGACCACTCATTCTGGAGCTTGGTCATAATACATTTTACAGACTAGACGGTGGTAATAAGTGGGTTCATGATAAGAAAATAAAGTCTAATGATCTAAGTACGTATCTAGACAATCTTAATGGAGCACACATCATAGAGATTTCTCAAAAGAATGGACCATACAAATGTACCTCTCCTAATTGTGACAAATATATTCAAGTACAGCCTACTCAAGAGAATAGTCACAAATACATTAAGCGAAGGCATTATCTTAAGGAAAACTCTTCAACCTTTTCTGTCTCCTCGTTTGTTGGATCCAGTAAAAAGTCTCAAACGGGTCTTTCCTCTCCAACTGATATAACTGAGCTTTTTGTGTATTTCCGTGATCAATCTGGAACTCTACTCATTTTCTATGAATCTGGAAGAGATAAAAGGTGTTTTAAGAAGGTTAAAGGTAATGATCATGAATGGACTCTAGCAGATGAGGATAAATTAGATCCTGATGACCCTTCTAGAATTCTGGAACTTCTGAGGAAAATAGAAAAGGAAACTCAAG AATCCTTGGAACGCCGCGGAGAAGTCTGGAATGCGACTGGTTACGCGAATGAAGAGTTGGATTTGAGCGAATTGACAAGCACACAATCATGTAACGTATATGATAGCCACGATGTACAGATAAAGTTGCCCACAAAGATGGTTTCTCTTTCTCTCGTTTCTTGCAAAAACGTCAGGGTGGATGTAAAATCTCTCATCTCTG GTATGGAACTAACAAGTTGCACAAATGTGCGTGTAATTGTCGAAAAATCCCTACCATCAGCTGCTATTGACAAGTGCCAGCAAGTTGGATTTTGGATTCCAAAGAGCAACGCCGATAGTATAATGTTCACCAGTTGCAAGTCTGGAGATATGAATGTCAATGTGaacaagaatgaaaatggaaatcCGGAGGATGACGATTGGGTGGAGCTCCCAATTCATGAACAATTTGAACACACgattgaaaattttaaaatggtCACAAGGCCATCCTCATTGTATCCTTAG